One window of the Persephonella sp. genome contains the following:
- a CDS encoding ABC transporter ATP-binding protein encodes MGEVIIEFQNVTKIYKLIQNVSYKELLFSVFSKEKRKNIKKEFIALKNISFSVKRGETVGIIGRNGAGKSTLLSLLAGVIKPTSGKIIVKDRVSPLLELGSGFHPELNAYENIRLNGVLLGIPLKFIKNKVDDIIKFAELEEFADQPIRTYSSGMLARLGFSVVTQLNPKILLIDEVLAVGDERFRRKCIDLMLSFKKRNITMLFVSHNLHEVELLCDRVIWIENHEIKMDGATAEVIEKF; translated from the coding sequence ATGGGAGAAGTTATTATAGAGTTTCAGAATGTTACAAAAATTTATAAGCTTATTCAAAATGTTTCCTATAAAGAATTATTATTTTCAGTTTTTTCTAAAGAAAAAAGGAAAAATATTAAAAAAGAATTTATTGCTTTGAAGAATATATCTTTTTCTGTAAAAAGAGGAGAAACGGTAGGTATTATAGGAAGAAATGGAGCAGGAAAAAGCACTTTATTAAGTTTGTTGGCTGGTGTAATTAAACCTACTTCAGGGAAAATAATAGTAAAAGATAGAGTATCTCCCTTACTTGAATTGGGGAGTGGCTTTCATCCTGAGTTAAATGCATATGAAAATATCAGATTGAATGGAGTTTTGTTAGGAATACCTTTGAAATTTATTAAAAATAAAGTTGATGATATTATTAAATTTGCAGAACTGGAAGAATTTGCTGATCAACCTATAAGAACATATTCCAGTGGTATGTTGGCTAGATTGGGATTTTCTGTAGTTACTCAATTAAATCCTAAAATTTTATTGATTGATGAAGTTTTAGCAGTAGGAGATGAACGATTTAGAAGAAAATGTATAGATTTAATGTTGTCATTTAAAAAACGGAATATAACAATGTTATTCGTTTCGCATAACTTACACGAAGTTGAATTGCTATGCGATAGAGTAATTTGGATTGAGAACCATGAAATAAAAATGGATGGGGCTACCGCAGAAGTAATAGAGAAATTTAG
- a CDS encoding ABC transporter permease encodes MNNSIRSTLRYYIDVLFVLIYKEWIVKYKGTLLGYVWSIAHPLVLSIVFYIAFKIALKIPIENYTLFLITGLFAWQWFMNSVMVSVWSFVANASIIKKTTFPKFLLPLSINILDMIHFIISIPVIIVFLAIYHQKVFYFSWFYEIPLVLFLQLILGFSVGLIFGTLNVFVRDIDRLASLLLTLVMYLTPIFYKIQMVPQEYRSYFYLNPMVHVIDLWRDIFMRGTINSFNLIWGSIDILIFLAISIAIYKKLHYKFAEYL; translated from the coding sequence ATGAACAATAGTATAAGAAGCACACTAAGATATTATATAGATGTTTTGTTTGTCTTAATATATAAAGAATGGATCGTCAAATATAAAGGAACTTTGTTAGGATATGTATGGTCTATAGCTCACCCTCTCGTATTGTCTATAGTTTTTTATATAGCTTTTAAGATAGCTTTAAAAATTCCTATTGAAAATTATACATTGTTTCTTATTACAGGATTATTTGCGTGGCAATGGTTTATGAACTCTGTTATGGTTAGCGTTTGGAGTTTTGTTGCAAATGCTAGTATTATAAAAAAGACCACTTTCCCAAAATTTTTATTACCTTTGTCAATAAATATTCTGGATATGATACATTTTATAATATCTATACCTGTAATAATTGTTTTTCTAGCAATATATCATCAGAAAGTATTTTACTTTAGTTGGTTTTATGAGATTCCCTTGGTTCTGTTCTTACAGTTAATACTTGGTTTTTCTGTTGGACTAATATTTGGAACTTTAAATGTTTTTGTTAGAGATATAGATAGATTAGCATCGTTATTGTTAACATTGGTTATGTATTTAACTCCCATTTTTTACAAAATACAAATGGTTCCTCAAGAATACAGAAGCTATTTTTACTTAAATCCGATGGTTCATGTGATTGATTTGTGGAGAGATATTTTTATGAGGGGAACTATTAATTCTTTTAATTTAATCTGGGGGAGCATTGATATTTTAATATTTTTGGCAATATCTATTGCTATATATAAGAAGCTACATTATAAATTTGCAGAATACTTATAA
- the glf gene encoding UDP-galactopyranose mutase: MFNYIVIGAGFAGSVLAERIANVLNEKVLVIEKRNHIGGNCYDYRTKDGIIVHKYGPHLFHTNYKDVFDYLLNFTEWDIYHHYVLGFIDGKKVPIPFNLNTLYEVFPPSLAKKLEEKLLSKYKYGVKVPILELKKENDKDLKFLAEFVYEKVFKNYTAKQWNMRPEDIDPEVTARVPVYISKDNRYFTDKYQAVPRDGYTKIFENMLNHPNIKLMLNTDFKEVLKIDFENKKIYFLGQEFKGKLIFTGMIDELLDFKYGFLPYRSLNLKFEIYDKEYFQEAPVVNYPNNYDFTRITEFKHIHPIETRKTVILKEFPKTYSPGTDIPYYPVFTKENRELYNKYKEEVQQLENIILVGRLAEYKYYDMDDIVKRALEVFGEL; the protein is encoded by the coding sequence TTGTTTAATTATATAGTAATTGGTGCTGGATTTGCAGGTTCTGTTTTAGCAGAAAGAATAGCTAATGTTTTAAATGAAAAAGTTTTAGTTATAGAAAAAAGGAATCATATAGGTGGTAATTGTTATGACTACAGGACAAAAGATGGGATAATAGTTCATAAATATGGCCCACACTTATTTCATACAAATTATAAAGATGTTTTTGATTACTTATTAAACTTCACGGAATGGGATATATATCATCACTATGTATTGGGTTTCATAGATGGTAAAAAGGTTCCTATACCTTTTAATCTTAATACTTTATATGAGGTCTTTCCTCCTTCTTTAGCTAAAAAATTAGAAGAGAAACTGCTCTCAAAATATAAATATGGAGTGAAAGTTCCTATACTTGAACTTAAAAAAGAAAACGATAAAGATTTAAAATTCTTAGCAGAATTTGTATATGAAAAGGTATTTAAAAATTACACGGCAAAACAGTGGAATATGAGGCCTGAGGATATTGACCCTGAAGTTACTGCGAGAGTTCCGGTTTATATAAGTAAAGACAATCGTTACTTTACGGATAAATATCAAGCTGTTCCTCGTGATGGATATACTAAAATATTTGAGAATATGTTAAATCATCCAAATATAAAACTTATGTTAAATACAGATTTTAAAGAAGTCCTAAAAATTGATTTTGAAAATAAAAAAATATATTTCTTAGGACAAGAGTTTAAAGGGAAACTTATTTTTACTGGAATGATTGATGAATTATTGGATTTTAAATATGGATTTTTACCTTATAGAAGTTTAAATTTAAAATTTGAAATCTATGATAAAGAGTATTTTCAAGAAGCCCCTGTGGTAAATTATCCAAATAATTATGATTTTACAAGAATAACTGAATTTAAGCATATTCATCCGATAGAAACTAGGAAGACTGTTATATTAAAAGAATTTCCTAAAACATATAGCCCAGGAACAGATATACCTTATTATCCAGTTTTTACAAAGGAAAATAGGGAACTTTACAATAAATATAAAGAAGAGGTTCAACAACTTGAAAATATAATTCTTGTAGGGAGATTAGCAGAGTATAAATACTATGATATGGATGATATTGTTAAAAGAGCTTTAGAAGTATTTGGGGAATTATGA
- a CDS encoding flippase: MINKIKRLFNTEDKKRLLSNFLSLSILQGANYILPLITLPYLVRVLGPEKFGLIMFAQAFIQYFIILTDYGFNLSATREISINRDNKDKISEIFSSVMIIKFSLMLISFIILTLIVFSFEKFRKEWLVYYLTFGMVVGQVLFPIWFFQGIEKMKYITFLNILAKSIFTVAIFIFVHQVSDYIYVPLLNSLGFIIAGILALWIVFKDFEIKFTKASFESLIDQLKEGWHIFVSTVAISLYTVSNTFILGIFTNNTIVGYYSAAEKIVRAVQGLIIPISNAIYPYISKLVKESEERAVEFLRKLTVFVGSFSFSVSIILFMFTDLIVITFLGKKFENSIIVLKILSFLPFIISLSNIFGIQTMLTFNYKKAFSRILISASVLNILLDFILVPFYKHIGISFAVLISESFVTISMFIFLYKKNIKLLEGKIV; encoded by the coding sequence ATGATAAATAAAATAAAAAGACTTTTTAATACAGAAGATAAAAAGAGGCTTTTATCTAATTTTTTATCCCTTTCTATTTTACAGGGAGCTAATTATATTTTGCCTTTGATAACTTTACCGTATCTAGTGAGAGTTTTAGGCCCTGAAAAATTCGGTCTTATTATGTTTGCACAGGCTTTTATTCAGTATTTTATAATTCTTACAGATTATGGTTTTAATTTGTCTGCAACACGGGAAATATCAATTAACCGTGATAATAAAGATAAGATTTCAGAGATATTTAGTTCTGTAATGATTATAAAGTTTAGTTTAATGTTAATTTCTTTTATAATATTAACCCTTATTGTTTTTTCATTTGAAAAATTTAGAAAAGAGTGGTTAGTGTACTATTTAACGTTTGGTATGGTGGTGGGGCAGGTATTGTTTCCGATATGGTTTTTCCAAGGTATAGAAAAGATGAAATATATAACTTTTTTGAATATATTAGCTAAATCTATTTTTACAGTTGCCATTTTCATTTTTGTTCACCAAGTTTCAGATTATATCTATGTCCCCTTATTAAACTCTTTAGGCTTTATAATAGCCGGTATTTTAGCCTTATGGATAGTTTTTAAGGATTTTGAAATTAAATTTACTAAAGCATCTTTTGAATCTCTGATTGACCAATTAAAAGAAGGATGGCATATTTTTGTTTCTACTGTTGCTATAAGCTTATATACAGTATCAAACACATTTATTCTTGGAATATTTACTAACAATACAATTGTAGGTTATTACTCAGCAGCAGAAAAGATTGTTAGGGCTGTTCAAGGGTTGATTATTCCAATATCTAATGCTATTTACCCGTATATTAGTAAGCTTGTTAAAGAATCAGAAGAAAGAGCTGTAGAATTTTTAAGAAAACTTACTGTTTTTGTGGGAAGTTTTTCTTTTAGTGTGTCTATAATTTTATTTATGTTTACAGATTTAATTGTAATTACATTTCTTGGGAAAAAATTTGAAAACTCAATAATTGTTTTGAAAATTTTATCCTTTTTACCTTTTATTATCTCGTTAAGTAATATTTTTGGGATACAAACTATGCTGACTTTTAATTATAAGAAAGCTTTTTCAAGGATACTTATTTCTGCAAGCGTCTTAAATATTTTGTTAGATTTTATCCTAGTCCCTTTTTATAAACATATAGGAATTTCTTTCGCTGTATTAATTTCAGAAAGTTTTGTTACAATTTCTATGTTTATCTTTCTATATAAGAAAAATATTAAATTATTGGAGGGAAAAATTGTTTAA
- a CDS encoding DUF2281 domain-containing protein, protein MMNEDLKIDILPEEGKKELMDFYEFLLKKYGISVSKRKKNLSEFAGTLEKLPIKPEEYQKITRGEWD, encoded by the coding sequence ATGATGAACGAAGATTTAAAAATAGATATTTTGCCAGAAGAAGGTAAAAAAGAACTTATGGATTTTTATGAGTTCTTATTGAAGAAATATGGAATTTCCGTATCTAAAAGAAAGAAAAACTTATCTGAATTTGCAGGAACCCTTGAAAAACTTCCAATCAAACCGGAAGAATATCAGAAGATAACTAGAGGAGAATGGGATTAA
- a CDS encoding nucleotidyltransferase domain-containing protein: MKTKEFKNVRLTEYELKAIRDTVKEVFGNKAKVWLFGSRVNPNAKGGDIDIYIEVPDTKNWLDKKITYLVKLKSKIGDQKIDLILKSYNCQEEICIEAKKKGVRLI; encoded by the coding sequence ATGAAAACAAAAGAATTTAAAAATGTACGTCTTACAGAATACGAACTGAAGGCTATCAGAGATACTGTTAAAGAGGTCTTTGGGAATAAGGCAAAAGTCTGGCTTTTTGGCAGTAGAGTCAATCCAAATGCAAAAGGCGGTGATATAGATATTTATATTGAAGTTCCAGATACTAAGAACTGGTTAGATAAGAAGATTACTTATTTAGTCAAACTGAAGAGCAAAATTGGTGACCAGAAAATAGATTTGATATTAAAATCCTATAACTGTCAGGAAGAGATATGTATTGAAGCAAAGAAAAAAGGGGTAAGGCTGATTTGA
- a CDS encoding nucleotide sugar dehydrogenase produces MKIAVAGAGYVGLSNAILLAQHNKVVVKDIDPKKVELINKKISPIIDKDIEEYLKNKPLNLKATLDPEEAYKDAEFVIIATPTDYDPITNYFNTKSIEAVIKEVLQINPQATMVIKSTIPVGYTDEIKEKFGIDNIIFSPEFLREGKALYDNLYPSRIVVGEKSERARKFAELLLQGAKKKDVPVLFTGSTEAESIKLFANTYLAMRVAFFNELDTFAESHDLNAEEIIRGVCLDPRIGMHYNNPSFGYGGYCLPKDTKQLLANYMEKNIPHYLIKATVESNIARKYYIAEQILKRNPKIVGVYRLTMKSDSDNFREAAVIDIIEYLRAKDVEVVIYEPLIEEDKFMEFKVINNLQEFKEIPDLIIANRYSEELDDVKHKVYTRDIFRNG; encoded by the coding sequence CTGAAAATAGCAGTTGCAGGTGCAGGATACGTAGGATTATCAAATGCAATCTTACTTGCCCAGCATAATAAAGTTGTAGTAAAGGATATAGACCCTAAAAAGGTAGAACTTATAAATAAAAAAATTTCCCCTATCATAGACAAAGATATAGAAGAGTATCTAAAAAATAAACCTCTAAACCTTAAAGCCACACTTGACCCGGAAGAAGCCTATAAAGATGCAGAATTTGTAATAATAGCAACTCCAACAGACTATGACCCGATAACAAATTATTTCAATACAAAATCAATAGAAGCTGTAATAAAAGAAGTCCTTCAAATAAATCCGCAGGCTACCATGGTAATAAAATCAACAATCCCAGTCGGATATACAGATGAAATAAAAGAAAAATTTGGCATAGATAATATTATTTTTTCTCCAGAATTTTTAAGAGAAGGAAAAGCCCTATATGATAATCTTTATCCTTCCAGAATAGTTGTTGGAGAAAAGTCTGAAAGAGCAAGAAAATTTGCAGAGTTGCTTCTACAAGGTGCAAAGAAAAAAGATGTTCCAGTTTTATTTACAGGTTCAACAGAGGCAGAAAGTATAAAACTATTTGCAAACACATATCTGGCAATGAGGGTGGCCTTTTTTAACGAACTTGATACTTTCGCAGAAAGTCATGACTTAAACGCAGAAGAAATTATAAGAGGTGTATGCTTAGACCCAAGAATAGGTATGCATTACAATAACCCATCATTTGGTTATGGTGGATACTGCCTGCCTAAAGATACAAAACAACTGCTTGCCAACTACATGGAAAAAAATATTCCACACTATCTTATAAAAGCAACTGTTGAATCAAATATAGCCAGAAAATATTACATAGCCGAACAAATTCTCAAAAGAAATCCCAAAATCGTAGGTGTTTACAGACTTACAATGAAATCTGATTCTGATAATTTTAGAGAAGCTGCAGTTATAGACATTATTGAATATCTCAGAGCAAAAGATGTAGAAGTTGTAATATACGAGCCATTAATTGAGGAAGATAAATTTATGGAATTTAAAGTAATAAACAACCTTCAAGAATTTAAAGAAATTCCAGACCTGATAATAGCAAACAGATATTCAGAAGAACTTGACGACGTAAAACACAAAGTTTATACACGGGATATTTTCAGGAACGGCTAA
- a CDS encoding nucleotidyltransferase domain-containing protein has translation MATTPKVRLSPEELKIIKETIKKYDPEAKIFIFGSRTDLTKKGGDIDILVISKKIDYKLRRKIRVDLLLQLGDRKIDLIITDNPYKTEFTKIAYKYGVEI, from the coding sequence ATGGCGACTACTCCAAAAGTAAGACTTTCCCCTGAAGAGCTGAAAATTATAAAGGAAACCATAAAAAAATATGATCCTGAAGCAAAAATTTTTATTTTTGGAAGTAGAACAGATTTAACTAAAAAAGGTGGAGATATTGATATTCTTGTTATTTCTAAAAAAATTGATTACAAACTAAGAAGAAAAATCCGGGTAGATTTATTACTTCAATTAGGAGATAGAAAAATAGATTTAATTATTACAGATAATCCTTATAAAACAGAATTTACAAAAATTGCATATAAATACGGGGTTGAAATTTGA